A part of Paenibacillus donghaensis genomic DNA contains:
- a CDS encoding S8 family serine peptidase, translating to MFKDSIRKFGLGAASFGLAVSIVFPSVPTVANAASFLPPPPDSAGFTPQLVPKDFPADISDKSFTGLPPSSSHSILPQNYAGTSQSSEPVTVIVELSHIPAKVAEAQSSAAKSFSPSLQRNILRSEHTAFNSAAARIGASTGHEYTEIFNGYAVTLPGNQVDKLLSLPGVKAVYPNQTVHALETESPALPAAGPAADDEPIANGDLIGSDVLNKEGITGDGIKVAVIDTGIDYDHPYLKGSYKGGYDIVDNDNDPFETKPDPKYLPVDGNPYETSHGTHVSGIVKSVAPKVDIYAYRVLGPYGSGSNDDVIKGIELAVQNDVDVINLSLGSAYNHQYSPDSIAVDNAVLAGVSVSISSGNSGPGAGTVGAPGGSHLGISVGATTTPAIVPVFSYGTLPDFYGNLGVNSEPFTEEQSGLPIVFAGLGSAEDFSTVDVKGKIALVDRGVLTFALKSENAAAAGAAGLLIANHSAGELTPGIDLNAESVPTYGITKADGAAIKSQLGDSTNTLTFKFQNDTKIRLADLTSRGPALPDYVIRPDVVAPGLNVLSSVPVWESKTGYSKFNGTSMASPHVAGAAALLLDWNGQLQPDQIKALLSNNATPLTTRDDVSYPLNGQGAGLINLPKTIHAPAIAHTVEFLDTGRPEDRPYDKYSTGLLSFGLQEEGTTVTKTVYWDNLSKQAQEYDVSALWLAEDEGVTLAGIGQKVSSSQPFDLSLNIAEGTEEGVYEALVLLTESGADPDLSLNESKSLILPLSVVVGDSYELAPVTDIGLSTELGLFSPNGDGILDEADLSFAVNETVENLHLEVASLTDPATVVGDVYAAGETFYKGTYEYLKWDGTVTGAASGQKVKLEDGYYTVTPVLNDGIRLEDEAALIIIDTESPVVSGITLNELPAETNQPRTGLVTGKIVSDLLVDLLAPGDDPNKLFGVAAIYEGEDGKALQANGLIAPSGEFGIEVPLAEGLNEFYIYVYDYAGNGQADYAQLLRYNTGADAVKVTPAVSSPEVEVGKPVTVSIGFSATDAVYGASFNLAYSGELDPPVIVPSVQLATYQEAQFPGVPLSEYSGTLKLADGRNVQQYGVHLTDGAYSGSGSLAEFVFTPQKAGTYSFVLSDVLIWNDGVTATVPAGLSTVEVKVVKPTTTPAPTTEPTPEPTPVPTATPVPQSPYNPYSPSGVTTSGSSLLKSGQLTVTADAAGGLPAASYQVSEAAVTAALKTPVAGSVVIDLSDVKFSQYAQVGISFSAALAETLKTSGHGLVLQGGEFALLLPAAAVSDFITTSGLTVTLSQQAGTDTAAVKGSTALIDIGSSLLTIKNGWTTQTPVSVQLALNKDGLRNVSKTAAYQVAADNTWSYLQAGTLPKKDVLQFVITGDGTYGAASFNTTFKDIASHWAKQDVEVLAAHGIVAGKGTDGSFKPGDSLNQAELLTLFDRLLEGKDTWSSRIKENGARDVLTREEAAVILAEALDADLTKAGSTVFRDAASISPQAVQAIAYAVGKGYLQGEGSNTFNPKGTLTRAQAAAILHRVLDDLRS from the coding sequence ATGTTCAAAGATTCCATCCGCAAATTCGGCCTGGGTGCTGCAAGCTTTGGTTTGGCAGTATCCATTGTATTCCCTTCCGTACCTACCGTTGCAAATGCTGCTTCCTTTCTGCCTCCGCCGCCAGATTCGGCCGGATTTACTCCACAGCTTGTCCCTAAAGATTTCCCTGCAGATATTTCCGATAAATCCTTTACCGGCCTGCCGCCCTCTTCCTCCCATTCCATTCTTCCGCAGAATTATGCAGGCACAAGCCAGTCCTCCGAGCCTGTAACAGTCATTGTAGAGCTCAGCCATATTCCAGCCAAGGTCGCAGAAGCCCAGAGCTCAGCCGCCAAAAGCTTCTCACCTTCCCTGCAGCGGAATATTCTCCGCTCCGAGCATACCGCCTTCAACTCGGCTGCTGCACGCATCGGCGCTTCAACCGGCCATGAGTACACCGAGATTTTTAATGGCTATGCCGTTACCCTTCCAGGCAACCAAGTGGACAAACTGCTGTCCTTGCCAGGAGTGAAGGCGGTCTATCCCAACCAGACCGTACACGCCCTGGAGACGGAGAGCCCTGCCTTGCCGGCCGCAGGCCCGGCAGCGGACGATGAGCCGATTGCCAACGGCGATCTGATCGGATCGGATGTGCTGAACAAGGAGGGCATTACAGGTGATGGTATTAAAGTAGCCGTTATCGATACAGGGATTGATTATGATCATCCTTACCTTAAAGGCTCCTATAAGGGCGGCTATGATATTGTCGATAATGATAATGACCCTTTTGAGACTAAACCTGACCCTAAATACCTGCCGGTAGACGGCAATCCATACGAAACTTCGCATGGTACCCATGTATCCGGTATCGTCAAGAGCGTCGCTCCTAAAGTGGACATTTACGCCTACCGCGTTCTCGGCCCTTATGGCAGCGGCTCAAATGACGATGTTATCAAGGGCATCGAGCTTGCTGTACAGAATGATGTCGATGTCATCAACCTCTCGCTTGGCTCCGCCTATAACCACCAATATTCCCCGGATTCCATTGCGGTGGATAACGCCGTGCTCGCAGGTGTGTCCGTCTCGATCTCATCAGGCAACTCCGGCCCCGGTGCCGGAACAGTAGGAGCACCGGGCGGTTCGCACCTCGGCATCTCCGTTGGTGCCACCACCACCCCGGCTATTGTGCCAGTCTTCTCTTATGGCACGCTTCCTGATTTCTACGGCAACCTTGGAGTCAACTCCGAGCCGTTTACCGAGGAGCAGAGTGGTTTGCCGATTGTTTTTGCCGGCCTTGGCTCTGCAGAGGATTTCAGCACAGTGGACGTGAAGGGCAAGATTGCGCTTGTTGACCGCGGCGTGCTTACCTTTGCTCTGAAGTCCGAGAATGCTGCTGCAGCAGGTGCAGCCGGATTGCTGATTGCCAATCATAGCGCAGGCGAGCTGACTCCCGGCATCGACCTGAACGCTGAGTCTGTGCCTACCTACGGCATTACCAAGGCGGATGGTGCAGCTATCAAGAGCCAACTGGGTGACAGCACCAATACCCTTACTTTCAAGTTTCAGAATGATACCAAAATCAGACTGGCTGACCTCACCTCCAGAGGCCCGGCACTTCCCGACTATGTGATCCGGCCGGATGTAGTGGCACCAGGTCTGAACGTGCTGTCCTCCGTACCGGTCTGGGAGAGCAAGACCGGTTACAGCAAGTTTAACGGCACCAGCATGGCCAGCCCGCATGTAGCGGGAGCGGCAGCACTGCTGCTGGACTGGAACGGTCAACTGCAGCCGGACCAGATCAAAGCCTTGTTGTCCAATAACGCAACTCCGCTGACCACACGTGACGATGTTAGTTATCCACTGAACGGCCAGGGTGCGGGCTTGATCAATCTGCCCAAAACAATCCATGCTCCGGCGATTGCCCACACCGTGGAATTCCTGGATACCGGCCGTCCCGAAGATCGGCCGTATGACAAATACAGCACAGGACTGCTGTCCTTCGGTCTTCAGGAAGAAGGAACAACCGTTACCAAAACGGTGTATTGGGATAACCTGTCAAAGCAAGCTCAGGAGTATGACGTAAGTGCCCTATGGCTTGCGGAAGACGAGGGTGTTACGCTGGCGGGCATAGGCCAGAAGGTAAGCTCCAGCCAGCCATTCGACCTCTCGCTAAATATTGCTGAAGGGACGGAGGAAGGGGTGTATGAAGCGCTTGTCCTCCTGACCGAATCAGGGGCGGACCCTGACCTAAGTCTGAATGAATCCAAATCACTCATTCTGCCGCTGAGTGTAGTTGTCGGCGACAGCTATGAGCTGGCTCCCGTCACCGACATCGGTCTGAGCACCGAGCTGGGTCTGTTCTCCCCGAACGGAGACGGAATCCTTGATGAGGCAGATCTCTCCTTCGCGGTCAACGAGACCGTAGAGAACCTTCATCTTGAAGTGGCTTCGCTTACTGATCCGGCTACTGTTGTAGGCGACGTATATGCTGCCGGCGAAACATTCTATAAAGGCACCTACGAATATCTGAAATGGGACGGAACGGTAACCGGTGCCGCCTCAGGCCAGAAGGTGAAGCTTGAGGACGGTTACTACACAGTTACACCGGTGCTGAATGACGGCATCCGCTTGGAGGATGAAGCGGCTCTCATCATCATTGACACGGAAAGTCCGGTCGTTTCAGGTATTACGCTGAATGAGCTGCCGGCAGAAACCAATCAGCCGCGAACCGGATTAGTCACTGGCAAGATCGTTTCTGACCTGCTGGTTGATCTACTGGCTCCCGGAGATGACCCGAATAAGCTGTTTGGGGTTGCGGCCATCTATGAAGGCGAGGATGGAAAAGCACTGCAAGCCAATGGACTCATAGCTCCGAGCGGAGAGTTTGGCATTGAGGTTCCGCTGGCAGAAGGCTTAAATGAATTCTACATTTATGTGTATGACTATGCCGGCAACGGACAAGCGGATTATGCTCAGCTGTTGCGGTATAATACGGGTGCCGATGCCGTAAAAGTTACTCCGGCTGTCTCCTCCCCTGAAGTAGAGGTAGGCAAGCCTGTTACTGTAAGCATCGGTTTCTCTGCAACAGATGCTGTATATGGAGCTTCATTTAACCTCGCATACAGTGGAGAGCTTGATCCACCAGTAATTGTTCCAAGCGTACAGCTGGCTACCTATCAGGAAGCTCAGTTCCCTGGTGTGCCGTTGAGTGAATATTCAGGCACGCTGAAGCTTGCGGATGGACGCAATGTACAGCAATACGGCGTGCATCTTACCGATGGGGCGTACAGCGGATCCGGCAGCTTGGCCGAGTTCGTGTTCACTCCACAGAAGGCAGGCACTTATTCATTTGTACTATCAGATGTACTGATCTGGAATGATGGGGTAACAGCGACTGTCCCTGCCGGTTTGTCTACCGTGGAAGTAAAGGTGGTTAAGCCGACTACGACTCCGGCACCGACTACAGAGCCGACACCGGAGCCTACCCCTGTTCCTACGGCAACACCAGTACCTCAATCACCTTACAACCCTTATTCTCCATCGGGTGTAACCACCAGCGGCAGCTCACTCCTGAAGTCAGGTCAGTTGACCGTAACAGCGGATGCAGCTGGCGGATTGCCTGCCGCCTCCTATCAAGTTTCCGAAGCAGCTGTCACAGCTGCACTGAAGACTCCGGTAGCAGGATCCGTTGTAATTGATCTCAGCGATGTGAAGTTTAGCCAATATGCTCAGGTAGGGATCAGCTTCTCTGCTGCACTCGCAGAGACACTGAAGACTTCCGGGCATGGGCTTGTGCTGCAAGGCGGGGAATTCGCGCTGCTGCTGCCGGCTGCAGCGGTGAGTGATTTCATTACCACCAGCGGACTGACCGTGACATTGTCTCAGCAAGCAGGTACGGATACCGCAGCAGTGAAGGGCAGTACTGCCCTCATTGATATCGGCTCCTCCCTGCTGACCATCAAGAACGGCTGGACAACCCAAACACCTGTCAGCGTTCAATTGGCGCTGAACAAGGATGGCCTGCGCAATGTCAGCAAAACAGCAGCCTACCAGGTAGCAGCAGACAATACATGGTCCTATCTGCAGGCAGGTACACTGCCTAAGAAAGATGTGCTGCAGTTTGTGATCACCGGCGACGGCACCTATGGTGCAGCCTCCTTCAACACCACCTTCAAGGATATCGCCAGCCACTGGGCGAAACAAGATGTTGAAGTACTCGCAGCCCATGGCATTGTAGCCGGTAAAGGAACGGACGGCAGCTTCAAGCCGGGCGATTCCCTTAATCAGGCAGAGCTGCTGACGCTGTTCGACCGATTACTTGAAGGCAAAGATACCTGGTCGAGCCGTATTAAAGAGAACGGCGCAAGGGACGTGCTGACGCGTGAGGAAGCGGCCGTTATTCTGGCCGAGGCACTGGATGCCGATCTTACCAAAGCGGGAAGCACCGTCTTCCGCGATGCGGCCTCCATCTCGCCGCAAGCCGTACAGGCGATTGCCTATGCGGTCGGCAAAGGCTATCTGCAGGGTGAAGGGTCTAATACCTTCAATCCCAAAGGCACCCTGACACGGGCGCAGGCCGCTGCGATTCTCCACCGTGTATTGGATGATTTAAGATCTTAA